CGAGACTCTGCCCCTTCGCATCCCGAGACTTTCACACATCAAGGCCTCTGTCGATCGAAGGTATTGAGAAGAAGTTTGCTAGAGCTTTCCTCGGTCTTCATTGTTGTTTCTCGACACCATCTCCATACTCTTGAATCAAAGAAGCCCTGAAGGGTATTAATGGAAGGTCTGTAGGGTTGTTTACATCGACGCTTTGGGTTTCTAGGGTTATGTAATTTaaggtttttataatttttttgtttgttgtgtgtgATCCAGCTTTTAAATTTGGAAAGTTGTCGCCTATCTCAAATGGAAGATAATGTTTACTGAACGCtttggtttttagtttttagctTTGTCTTTTTTTGCTCGTGTTGTTTACCCCCTTTAAATTAATCGGTTTTCATTTAAGTAAATGTGTTTCCACTTTATAATATCTAGTTTCCgctaaaaattattgatagttcGTTAATGCTTTCTGCCTTGGTAAAGGTATTGGATATATGGCAACCAACCTTGTAAACGGCAGTGTGTTATTTGGTTCCATAGTCTGAATCGCTTTTTCGAGTTAAGACAAAAACATGAATACTAGGCATTTGAAATCATCCGAGTACTCCTTTTCGCATCGTTAATGGAAATTGAACCCTGCATCTACAAGAGAGGGGATTGCTCGATGCTGCTACAGTGAGATACGATGGGCGcccaaaaaaatttagaattggtGAGAGCTTGTTGATGTTCGAAAAGTCTCAAGATGTATCCATTATTCTTGGTCTCAGATGCGATGGGGACGCAGTGGTTTTCAAGAAGAGAAAGGCACATTcagaatttgaagaaaaatatttctcaaaaacCAATGAAAGACATAGGAATCCATAAAAACTCTTAGCACTACTAGTCCCtaagaggggagaagaagaaaactttgtgAAGATATTGTTAGTATTCATCATGGGGACCATGCCGCTCTCGAACTCATCATGTTCTGTTCTCAATTGGCTTGTAGACTATGTGGATGATCTTCCTGCAATGCGGCGctatgcatgggcgcaagccACACATAGGTGGCTTTATGGACGACGTCCCCGCAAACGACCGCCGAGTTCAAGCAAGATGCTCGCGTGAGAAGACAAACACTGCTACTTACGAGGATGTGTCGTCACTCTAAATATTTGGTTCTATAAGTAATCTGGCACCGGCAAGTAGGTGCGATTTGGTAAAACTCCCTCGGATCCCGTGGTTACGGGTGAATAGCTTTCAAGAAGCAAGCATCCATCGGTTCATTGCTATCATCAATCGAGGGGAAAGAGGTATTCATATGGGGAGTTCTCGCTAATAATGTTTGTTTCAGCTTAAAAATCGCTTTTACAcgtattttatttagttttccgCTTTAAGAGTTAATGTTTTCGCTTTAATATCATAAGTTCTCGCATAATAATGTTTGTTTCCattttaaatgtttagtttacaCTTAAAGTATTTCGCTTTCCGCTAATATTTGGATTTATCACTTAATAGTAAATGTTTCACTTTTAAATTATAGTGTTTACActtaaaaatatctcatttcgcttaataatttatgtttccatttaatattatgatttttcgCATAATAATTTAGTTTAGACTTAATTTGTTATGGTTCCGGTTAAGAATTAATTTttgctggtttttttttttgttttttcgtTTAAGTACCATTGTTTACCTTGATTGTATGTCATTTCCACATTATAGTTTTCTCGCCTCGTCCCGGCTAACGCCAAAGAAGAAGCTTTAATTAGGACAAGCCACCGTGGAGAACAAGTGGCTAGCACAATACATCTAGGCGCAAAATCTGGGGAGAAAACCGCAAGGAAACGTGGACGCTCTCCTTCGCCACTGAGGAGCCGACCACGTCGGGGTCGACGTGGTTATGTTTCCGTTAATCCATCAAGGGGGGTAGTTGATGAAGACATCAGGTTACGCTCATCGAAAGGTTTTAAAAGTTGGCGAGACTCGAGCAGGGCTTCAAACTAGAGTTGAGGTAATTGAGGGTCGTGGCCTTTTCCAATGTTGCACCGATAGATGCATCGGTGGCAGATGTTGATGACACCAAGGATTTGCCGCCGAAACAAACGGCCACCACTAGATGTCGAGTGAAGAAGGTTGTCACCAGGCGAAGACAACCATTGCCTCTTCTGCATCTAATGATTCTGAGGATGCTTCTCTCAAGCCGCCATAAGGCGATCTACAAGGTCTGTGATTTCGCAAAGCCGATCGCCGACCAGAAGAACGGTCTCCAAAAATTGCCCGAAAGGGCAAAGTCAAGACAAAATCAACTCCATCTTCACCAACTTCATCTTCCGGACCCACAACACCATCCCCACGCCCCTTCCTTCTCTCGCACTCCGCCAAACAGGCCCCCACCGGCCTCCCCTATCGGCACCGCTGCACCATCCCCACTCGCTTCCGCCCCCGGACCCGTCTCATCATACCCACCCGCTTCCCCCTTTACACCCGATCCGTCATCCCCACTTCCTCCCTCCTCCGCACACGCGCCGCCATCCCCACCTGCTTGCCCCTCCGCACCCGATTCGTCATTTCCACTCCCTTCCCCCTCCAGACCCGCGCCACCATCCCCACCTGCTTCCCCCTTCGCACCCGATCCGTCATTCCCACTCCCTCCTCCCTCCGGACCCGCCCACCTTCCCCAATCCCTCCTCCTCCCGGACCGCGCCACCTTCCCCGTCCCTTCCCACTCATGGACCCGAGCCATCTTGCCCACTTCCTTCCCCTCCGCACTCCACGAGCCATCCCC
This sequence is a window from Dioscorea cayenensis subsp. rotundata cultivar TDr96_F1 unplaced genomic scaffold, TDr96_F1_v2_PseudoChromosome.rev07_lg8_w22 25.fasta BLBR01000113.1, whole genome shotgun sequence. Protein-coding genes within it:
- the LOC120253528 gene encoding paraneoplastic antigen Ma6E-like — translated: MARVHEWEGTGKVARSGRRRDWGRWAGPEGGGSGNDGSGAKGEAGGDGGAGLEGEGSGNDESGAEGQAGGDGGACAEEGGSGDDGSGVKGEAGGYDETGPGAEASGDGAAVPIGEAGGGLFGGVREKEGAWGWCCGSGR